The DNA sequence agatacttCACATTTTCTGTACTTTTCGTTTTAATGTagtatccatttaaacgtatgtctttgaaactcaacaaatttcgagtagatcgagtagcatacaatgcattctgtatggacaatattgttccatttggtaacataatctgggctttccctgagccttcaattacatatgaaggtcctgatattgttgttacccttacCCTTGTAAGTattaagcttgagaaatactttcgatcacaAAGTATTGTATATGTGGTTGCGCTGTCTGCAAGATAAATATCTCCACCATTTCTCATGTTCTGAGAATAACCAcaatttttatccatgctctctgAGTAGGGGAATCAGAGTTAAAAACAAGTTATCACAAGACATTtacatgccacttttattgaatctaaAATACTACAAGTTCaacataataaaagtacatcaatGATTCAATTGGACAGCTATACTTCATTTCCCTTTTCCACAATAAAATTTGGAACATCTAAgtgggttgtgttcaactgccctgataagtcaaacactggatcaggtatatccattggtctagcttggtcgagaaaattggtctcGACATCCTTCTCCTTGAGGGAAGCTTGATACATatccaccagatgttttggggtacaaCAAGTACGCGCCCAATGCCCATTACCACCACACCTATAGCAGGCTCCTTCAGAGTTCCTGggagcattgttcatatgagctttgcctttgtggtGATTCACATTTTTGAAGCTCGGGCCTGAATTATGCATCGAaacctggttgtgaaactgaacTCCATGGTTATTGCCTTTCCTATTCTACCGACCTCGGTTGTGGCCacgtcctcgtttatgattatcaccaccagaggatgtggcgttcacctcgagggaagcagcattcacttctgggaatggtgtagatccagtaggtcgggaaTGATGGTTTTTCATCAAGAGCTCATTGTTCTGTTCAGTTACTAAAAACACAGATATCAGATGGTTGTACTCAGTGTAGCCTCGCGCTCTAGACTGCTGCTGCATGAGCACAttggaggcatgaaatgtgctgagagtcttttccagcatatgttCTTCAGTAATAATATCCCCACAGAGCTTCATTTGAGAGGTAATTTTGAACAACGCAGAATTGTACTCTGCCACTTACTTGAAGTTTTGGATCCTCAGATGAGTCCACTCATAGCGggcccttggaagaatcaccgttgtttggtgattgtatatgtttctcaaggcattccagagagctaacggatcttcaaccgttaagtaCTCACTCTTTAGCACCTTATCAAGATGACGACGAATGAAAATCATGGTCTTTGCCCAATCTTGAGAGGATGAGCTACTCTCTTCCCTGatggtatctccaagattcttttcttccaaatggatcttggtatccagtacccaggtcaggtaattcttcccggtaatatccagggcagcaaattcaagcttcgccaagttcgccattttcttttctgaaagaaaatgagatgtgtaagaacttgcaataatatgtattcctggaggaatatgacgttagaacttctggttcttacaaatttttcattttgatctttaggccaaaatgataagcactcgaaacttctggCTCGAGATTTTCAGGGTGAATGAGGAGGgtgattgtaccgcaccattctcattgaaataatgtaacatagaatgggcgattattccgcaccacttAAGTAGTAGGAAAATTAAATACGCATAGcagggtgggcgattataccgcaccacctaaaattgcaatgaaattaaacagcagacaaatttaaatatgcagggtagggtggccgattataccgctccacctaaaatttgcatTCCAAGCTAGGCGATAATACCGCACCGTCTTGGATCGCAGTAAGAATAAATatgcagttcaagatgggcgattgtaccgcaccatcttggattgcagtaaaattaacataaataaatactggATTAGTAATCAATATccaaaccaaacaagaaatcaaagatgtaTGTAACCGTTAGGTTGAGAACTAAGAGCATGCATGAAGCAAACAGTTCGTCGCAAAGGTATACCGCGCACTTGAGGCAGAGGAATaagatgaacagtaaaaaccttaaaggaaacattttttctttccttcgtTCAgcgaagagagatgagagaataattatatttagagacttgtgctgataacgtgttataaataggtcaaagttaGAGAAATGACCTTTTAATGGTAGGTGCGAGGCAGATGAAAAATGTCACACTAAAACTATAGCATaagaggataacaaataaatacGGATGAATAAATGATGTTATTGATATTTTCTCTCGTTCTcttcttatatatttttctgtcACTTGAAAACATACGGAATGCTCTAtatatagagcaactccaaactgatgcaTTAACTGCTCATTGAAGTTTACAGCACTTCCCTTGACAATACAATCTCCATGcatttacaaattcaattttactttgcatgggcattgaaaacttaTACCAATTCTAAAAAACTTCTGCCAATATACTGTGGTCATTTATTACCCACCAGTCTTTTCAACACCCTTGTATCTCAACATATCCTGCTTTATTCCATTTGATTGTTGACCAAATATTATAATCAAACACATGTGagctaataatttttttgtttttttaattcttaatgcTTTTGCAGGGTTGGGAATCCGAatttttttgtgaggattctaggAATTCGTGAATTAtgttcgttcatcatacatcgtgagGTCAtaatgttttaagtttttttatttaaaattgaatacaaataatatttgacaaaaattaatcctacgatatataataaatattcacgatttatgaattttcaaaattttcgatCATGTTGGCAGGTCGGCAGGGTTGGTCAGGATGTTTTGTTAAAGAGTTGACACCTTAGGAGTTTGGACCTCTTCCGGCTCTGAATTTTGTcgaactttttttatttacatctCAGGCTCTGGGTCTCTGGAAAAGATAAGTTTCTTCGAGAAAAAGATGTGGTCCAATTAAGACGTGGAAGTAGCACTTTGATTTTATCACCTAGAAGTGCATCCGATCCGACATGATTAGGTGAGATGTGATCCCCTTTGATTTGTCCAACCCCGACCAATTATATAATACCATTTGTAAACCTAATTAATCCTTCTTGGAGTTTTcatttgtttcaattttcaacacactagtttgttaattaattaatttgagcAACTACTATTGACATTAATATGAAGTAAGATTCGATGTCTATGTTTaaactgttttctttttctgaattttCGTAGATTAATTAAGTTGACGTCGTATAGTACATATTTAAACTGATTCAAACTGTTTATGCatgtaaaactcacaaaacaaaaacgATGATAATCAACTTACTCACATAATTCATATGTGCGAATGATGTCTCAATGAGGCATGAGAACTAAATGTTTTAGACCCTTTCAGCTTAAgtggagttgaagaaatcaATAATACAATACCTGAATTATTATGGAGAAGGCATAATTGGTGTCTTCTAAGTAACACAaccatatttatataaattaggTCAAGTATTTAAACATTTGTAAATGGATATTGATAGGTTCCACTCACCAACTGATTTGATCTTGCACCGCAGCTTAGGTAATAGCATATTATAAGATACCTGGACAGCTCCTTATTAAATTGTCACactcttgttttttatttttgttcttatttgtAAATTTCCAATAGAAATACCGATCCCTTTCATACATCATGGATGAGTCACGATGACACAAACCATGACAATGATATCATCTAAATCATGGCTTTTAGGCAAAATGATGTTTGAAATTAGCATAATCCTCAATTTGATCCTTAataatgaaaatcaatagaagtggtttttaagtttgttcatcgtaaattattttattttgtgaaaaatctgtCACTATCCTCATTAAATTGTCACTTGGACGACCACGCAACCACCTTTTTAATGATGAGTCAAACCAACCCCTTCATTTAACGATGATATTGACATATTTTTCACAGAACGACCAAAGTGATTTACAGgagacaaactcagggaccacttctattaattttcaatgtCAGGGACTAGAGTGAGGAGTTATACCAATCTTATGgattattttggctaaaagTCTCTCAATCAATATATGTTACCATTCAAGCTTGAAGAAAATATGATGCTTGATCAAGAATCCTACGAGGACTCATATGAAACGTGTTAATGTTTGACCACTCAACATTCAATGCTATAAAACATTGTTGTCCTTTTTATCATCTTATAAAATTTGCCGAATCAACTAAAGAGAAAATTGAAGATTAAAATCATTTCACAcactattaaaaataaataaataataacgaCCTTATTGTAAATTTATGCTCTATCACCAGCTAGAAGGACTTCAGATGGACAATTCACTATTCTTTTCTCCAATTATCCCTTGTCATGTTGTATTTCTGTAGAAAAACTTGCTTAgttttttaggaaaattaatgaaaataacttgaaaacttcgagttttaacgataatgacaaaataaagagtaaagtgaatagtaccatgattgattttttagtatacaaatgtggtttttcattaaagtgaatagtaccggaagcttttcgttaaagtttccaaaaaaatatgACAAAAAAGTAAACCCTTCAATCCAATGGGTAAAAAACTAGAGAACTTTaacattaaaactcaaaatttttatatcattttcattaattttctttattttttattgcatGCTTATGCTCGAACTGGTGATGTATACTATAAAGTGGAATGATGTGGTAGGCAACCCATTGACCTTGAGTATAGCATTCGAAGAAAAATTGTACTTTGTAATAGGAAAGTTTGGTTTTGTAAATTATGCATATTTCTTTTTAAACAACAATATTAAGGGGagaaaaaccaaacacaaattaaatatatacTCTTAATTAAACAACTAATCTAACAAAGCTTATACAAATCCTTTATATTGAGTGTGAATTCCGACTACACACCctcctaaaaaaatataaaacaaaacaaaacaaaaccagataaagaattgaaattattttaatcaCCTTTATAAAAGGTGAAGACGTGTGGGACGCATGTGGGCCCTGCATGGGTGGTGGATACCTTTGCTTGCACAGCAATGGTGGTGGGTGAGCAAGGAAAAGCATATATATTACCACTTAGCACACACCGTCTCTTCCACCATCAGTCctactcctcctcctctctctctctctctctctctctctctctctccccatcaaCACCAACACCAAATCCGAAAAATGGGTTCGACCCCAGAGACTCAGATGACTCCAACCCAAGTCTCCGACGAAGAAGCCAACCTCTTCGCCATGCAGCTAGCCAGCGGCTCCATTCTCCCCATGGTGCTCAAGGCGGCCATCGAGCTCGACCTCCTCGAGGTCATGGCAAAAGCCGGGCCTGGCGCTTTTGTTTCTCCGGCTGACATAGCTTCGCAGCTGCCGACCAAGAACCCCGACGCCCCCGTCATGCTGGACCGCATACTGCGCCTCCTGGCCAGCTACTCCATCCTCACTTACTCCCTCCGCACACTTCCCGACGGCAAAGTCCAGCGGCTGTACGGCCTCGGCCCCGTCTGCAAGTTCTTGACAAAGAACGAGGATGGTGCTTCCATTGGTTCTCTGTGCCTCATGAATCAGGACAAGGTCCTTATGGAGAGCTGGTAATTACcgttcttcttttttatttatcatcTTAATTTGATCGTTAACAAACATTAAATAATGGGGTTGAAATAGGTTGACCATAATACAATATTCATAAAATGTTACGTTCTAACTGTGAGTTATGGCTTGAATATGTGATTGTTCTCTATTTTTTCCTAATGTGTTCTTCTTTGTTCATGTTATCGTAGGTAATGCtaagaagattaaatttgtaaactaaaagacatggaagttaatgattggtttattacttaagctttcataaacgtgctcattcctataggtgacacatcatttagtttgcaaatttaatcttcaaatttagtctccttagcattactcaATTACTTTTGGCCGATTAGGCTGTCGGGGACGGACATGATTCAAAATTGACTTCTTGTTAGAGTTttagggagatcaaatttttaggcaaaatttgtaaagtaaataaaaaatcatcaatataaaatgagcacgtttatcgaCATCtaagtaataatcaaatcatcaatttttatgttatttaatttgtaaCTTTTTCCTACTCTATACGACGACTGGTCAACTGTTTCATGATTACTACTTAACCAAAATTGGGTGGAAAGTTGGTACCCCCGCTTTACCAACCACACCATAGTGTTTCGATGTTACACGTTTATTTCTTATCAATCTTTTTCCTTAGTAGTACAACTCTATATTTTAACTATTTTATTCTTCTATACAGAGCCGATGTAGGTTACATCAATTAGCCAGAGGGTCCCTCTCTCATTTTTATCAAAACGATAGAAATGATAATTTATATTGGAATCTAAGTGGATGCTACTTTCAACAAACCATATTATTTGACTGAGTAACGTTAGGAAAACTTCATTTatagattaaattttgaaaactaaattattgatttattacttaaacgttgataaacatgctcattcctattgatgacacataatttagtttgaaaatttagcatcCTTAATAATCCTATTTGATTATTGTGAGTTATGCGTGCCTTGAAACACGTGGTAGGTGGGTTGGCCCAGCTCACAAGATTGCTCGTACTTAGGTATTGTAGATTGAGCTTTAAACACAAATGAGTCATGCATGATAGTTTTGGGCTTGTGCAGGTACCACTTGAAAGAGTCAGTCCTTGAAGGAGGTATCCCATTCAACAAGGCCTATGGAATGACCGCTTTTGAGTACCATGGCACTGACCCAAGATTCAACAAGGTCTTCAACAAGGGAATGGCTGACCACTCTACCATTACCATGAAGAAACTTCTTGAGATCTACAATGGCTTTGAGGGCCTCACATCCATCGTTGACGTTGGTGGTGGCACCGGCGCTGTCCTTAACATGATCGTCTCTAAATACCCTTCGATTAAGGGCATTAACTTCGACTTGCCTCATGTCATTGAAGATGCTCCCCAATATCCTGGTATGTTCTTCATTTCTGATAATGTTCGTTACCTAATTACTTAAAAGCATTTACCTTTACATTCAATCCCTCAAGGTCGATTTCCTCCTCCCCTAATATTATTGTAAGAATAATGTTTGTACTACTTATCAATTTTCCTAATGATTATGAGGTCAATGGATGTTGAATATAGGTGTGGAGCATGTTGGAGGAGACATGTTTGTAAGTGTTCCAAAGGGAGATGCAATTTTCATGAAGGTGAATTATTATTTATCCAAAAAGAGCCGATGATTATTTTGTAGTGctaatattaatttcttatagGAGCTTA is a window from the Pyrus communis chromosome 16, drPyrComm1.1, whole genome shotgun sequence genome containing:
- the LOC137721029 gene encoding uncharacterized protein, producing the protein MKLCGDIITEEHMLEKTLSTFHASNVLMQQQSRARGYTEYNHLISVFLVTEQNNELLMKNHHSRPTGSTPFPEVNAASLEVNATSSGGDNHKRGRGHNRGPSFKNVNHHKGKAHMNNAPRNSEGACYRCGGNGHWARTCCTPKHLVDMYQASLKEKDVETNFLDQARPMDIPDPVFDLSGQLNTTHLDVPNFIVEKGNEV
- the LOC137719672 gene encoding caffeic acid 3-O-methyltransferase; the encoded protein is MGSTPETQMTPTQVSDEEANLFAMQLASGSILPMVLKAAIELDLLEVMAKAGPGAFVSPADIASQLPTKNPDAPVMLDRILRLLASYSILTYSLRTLPDGKVQRLYGLGPVCKFLTKNEDGASIGSLCLMNQDKVLMESWYHLKESVLEGGIPFNKAYGMTAFEYHGTDPRFNKVFNKGMADHSTITMKKLLEIYNGFEGLTSIVDVGGGTGAVLNMIVSKYPSIKGINFDLPHVIEDAPQYPGVEHVGGDMFVSVPKGDAIFMKWICHDWSDEHCLKFLKNCYAALPDNGKVIVAECILPIAPDSSLATKGVVHIDAIMLAHNPGGKERTEKEFEALAKGSGFQGFRVVCCAFNTYAIEFLKKN